One window of Nocardia nova SH22a genomic DNA carries:
- the sigE gene encoding RNA polymerase sigma factor SigE — MRLPRSRVGGHPIHKVDAAREHATLPESSLPIGVSADYELPGASRRDVIVGTEFDDTETAPVRDETIVDDNVANDAVAAEDDELSGTAAFDATGDRTMMPSWDELVREHADRVYRLAYRLTGDPQDAEDLTQETFIRVFRSLQNYQPGTFEGWLHRITTNLFLDMVRRRNRIRMEALPEDYDRVPSEGPGPEQVYHDARLDPDLQRALDSLAPEFRAAVVLCDIEGLSYEEIGATLGVKLGTVRSRIHRGRQALREYLAHNGSQQRSAAEEKVG; from the coding sequence GTGCGCCTGCCACGGTCCCGAGTAGGAGGTCACCCCATCCACAAGGTCGATGCGGCGCGTGAACACGCCACCCTGCCCGAGTCGAGTCTGCCGATCGGCGTCTCGGCAGATTACGAGCTGCCCGGCGCGTCCCGGCGCGATGTGATCGTCGGCACCGAATTCGACGATACCGAAACAGCGCCGGTGCGCGATGAAACCATTGTGGACGACAACGTCGCGAACGATGCCGTTGCCGCCGAGGACGACGAACTCAGCGGCACCGCCGCCTTCGACGCCACCGGCGACCGCACCATGATGCCGTCGTGGGACGAACTGGTCCGTGAGCACGCGGACCGGGTCTACCGGCTCGCCTATCGCCTCACCGGTGATCCCCAGGACGCCGAGGATCTGACCCAGGAGACGTTCATCCGGGTCTTCCGTTCCCTGCAGAACTACCAGCCCGGCACGTTCGAGGGCTGGCTGCACCGGATCACCACGAACCTGTTCCTGGACATGGTCCGCCGGCGCAATCGCATCCGGATGGAAGCGCTGCCCGAGGACTACGACCGGGTGCCGTCCGAGGGGCCCGGGCCCGAGCAGGTCTATCACGATGCCCGGCTGGATCCGGATCTGCAGCGTGCGCTGGATTCGCTGGCCCCGGAATTCCGTGCCGCCGTCGTGCTGTGCGATATCGAGGGTCTGTCGTACGAGGAGATCGGCGCTACCCTCGGAGTGAAACTGGGTACCGTGCGCAGCCGTATCCATCGTGGCCGTCAGGCATTGCGGGAGTACCTTGCGCATAATGGTTCTCAGCAGCGGTCCGCCGCTGAGGAAAAGGTCGGGTAA
- a CDS encoding ABC transporter permease codes for MTTATITRPHGGFAESARGGNDFAGTGQLLRLYLRRDRIVLPLWVLLLSVPLGSVYVSSVDKLYSSQADLQNFAHTILSSPAQLAMYGPIYNTTLGAAGVWKAGMFYSLIGIATILTIIRHTRAEEESGREELLASTRIGRFASLTAALLLTCGACLVAGLIAALSIAAAGVPFDGSLAFGAALAASGIVFAAVAAVAAQLSSGARIARGIAFAVLATTFTLRAIGDARAGDGPTDILTWLSPQGWSLQVRPFAGDRWWVLLLHAAATVILIAVAYTLLRRRDLGAGLIAERPGPPVGSALLSGPLGLAWRLQRGTLLAWTVGLALYGLIIGSVIHGIGDEIGSSQAIRDVIARLGGSQGVEEAFLNTAYSMIGLAAAAYSISAALRMFAEESDDRAETVLTGAVGRIRWAATHLLFAFGGPVLVLFVSGAVGGIAYGIAAGDMGGKFPQALEAAMIQIPAVWVFTAITVLLFGLLPRWTPAAWGVLTAGVAVYLLGSISGMPQWVLDLNPYGHLPKLPAEDFRALPVIVLLVVAAVLTAIGLLAWRRRDVR; via the coding sequence ATGACCACCGCCACGATCACGCGCCCGCACGGTGGATTCGCCGAATCCGCCCGGGGCGGAAACGATTTCGCGGGAACCGGACAGCTGTTGCGGCTGTATCTGCGGCGCGACCGGATCGTGTTGCCGCTGTGGGTGCTGCTGCTGTCGGTACCGCTGGGCAGTGTCTACGTGTCGAGTGTCGACAAGCTGTACTCGTCGCAGGCCGATCTGCAGAACTTCGCGCACACCATCCTGTCGAGTCCCGCGCAGCTGGCGATGTACGGGCCGATCTACAACACCACACTCGGCGCGGCCGGCGTGTGGAAGGCCGGGATGTTCTACAGCCTGATCGGCATCGCCACGATTCTGACGATCATCCGGCACACCCGCGCCGAGGAGGAGTCCGGGCGGGAGGAACTGCTCGCCTCCACCCGGATCGGCCGATTCGCCTCGCTCACGGCGGCGCTGCTGCTGACCTGTGGCGCCTGCCTGGTCGCCGGGCTGATCGCGGCGCTGAGCATCGCGGCCGCGGGGGTGCCGTTCGACGGATCGCTGGCCTTCGGCGCGGCGCTGGCGGCCTCGGGCATCGTCTTCGCGGCGGTCGCCGCCGTCGCCGCGCAGCTCAGTTCCGGCGCCCGGATCGCGCGCGGTATCGCGTTCGCGGTCCTGGCCACGACCTTCACGCTGCGGGCGATCGGCGACGCGCGCGCCGGGGACGGCCCGACCGACATCCTCACCTGGCTGTCCCCACAGGGCTGGTCGCTGCAGGTGCGCCCGTTCGCGGGGGACCGCTGGTGGGTGCTGCTGTTGCACGCGGCGGCCACGGTGATCCTGATCGCGGTCGCCTACACCCTGTTGCGGCGCCGCGATCTGGGTGCGGGCCTGATCGCCGAACGCCCCGGCCCGCCGGTCGGATCGGCGCTGCTGAGCGGACCGCTGGGGCTGGCCTGGCGGCTGCAACGCGGCACCCTGCTGGCCTGGACCGTGGGCCTGGCGCTCTACGGCCTGATCATCGGCAGCGTGATCCACGGCATCGGTGACGAGATCGGATCCAGTCAGGCGATCCGCGATGTGATCGCGCGGCTCGGCGGGTCGCAAGGGGTCGAGGAGGCCTTCCTGAACACCGCCTACTCGATGATCGGACTGGCCGCGGCGGCCTATTCGATATCGGCGGCGCTGCGGATGTTCGCGGAGGAGAGCGACGACCGCGCCGAAACCGTCCTGACCGGTGCGGTCGGCCGGATCCGCTGGGCCGCAACACATCTGCTGTTCGCCTTCGGCGGGCCGGTGCTGGTGCTGTTCGTCTCCGGCGCCGTCGGCGGGATCGCCTACGGGATCGCCGCCGGGGATATGGGCGGGAAATTCCCGCAGGCCCTGGAAGCGGCGATGATCCAGATTCCGGCGGTGTGGGTGTTCACCGCGATCACCGTGCTGCTGTTCGGCCTGCTGCCGCGCTGGACACCGGCCGCCTGGGGTGTGCTGACGGCCGGTGTGGCGGTCTATCTGCTCGGGTCGATATCCGGTATGCCGCAATGGGTTCTGGACCTCAACCCCTACGGGCATCTGCCGAAGCTCCCGGCCGAGGACTTCCGGGCGCTGCCGGTGATCGTCCTGCTCGTCGTGGCCGCGGTGCTGACGGCAATCGGCCTGCTGGCGTGGCGAAGGCGCGACGTGCGCTGA
- a CDS encoding sigma-70 family RNA polymerase sigma factor codes for MDERDAALSRLHEQRPRWQALAHRILGSAGEAEDAVQETWLRVHRSPPRSVGNLDAWLTTALAHTCLDLLRARRSRPEQPSGTELPDPLSVIADSGDGPEERAVLSDSLGLAMQVVLSRLDPPERIAFVLHDSFGVPFDRIAPLLDRTPAATRQLASRARRRIRAAPVPDHDRAAQRAVVDAFFTAARSGDFEALVGQLDPGITLRGDAGAGGGWEIHGPRDTATRALLFARPSSDVHPVLVNGGAGAVVRFEGRPGVLMGFTVTGGRIAEIDVYADRERVGGFFD; via the coding sequence GTGGACGAGCGCGATGCGGCCCTGTCGCGGTTGCACGAGCAGCGGCCGCGCTGGCAGGCGCTGGCGCACCGGATTCTCGGTTCGGCCGGTGAGGCCGAGGACGCCGTGCAGGAGACGTGGCTGCGGGTGCACCGCAGCCCGCCCCGTTCGGTCGGCAATCTCGACGCCTGGCTCACCACGGCGCTGGCGCACACGTGCCTGGATCTGCTGCGCGCCCGGCGATCCCGTCCCGAGCAGCCGAGCGGCACCGAATTGCCGGATCCGCTGTCGGTGATCGCCGATTCCGGTGACGGCCCGGAAGAGCGTGCGGTGCTGTCGGATTCGCTGGGACTGGCCATGCAGGTGGTGCTGTCGCGGCTGGATCCGCCGGAGCGGATCGCATTCGTCCTGCACGACAGCTTCGGTGTGCCGTTCGATCGCATTGCCCCGCTTCTGGATCGAACTCCCGCCGCCACCAGGCAATTGGCCAGCCGCGCCCGGCGCCGGATTCGGGCGGCGCCGGTACCCGATCACGACCGCGCGGCACAGCGCGCGGTGGTGGACGCCTTCTTCACGGCCGCGCGCAGCGGGGATTTCGAGGCGCTGGTGGGGCAGTTGGATCCCGGGATCACCCTGCGCGGGGACGCCGGGGCGGGCGGTGGCTGGGAGATCCACGGCCCGCGCGATACCGCCACGCGCGCGCTGCTTTTCGCCCGGCCGTCCTCCGATGTGCATCCGGTACTCGTGAACGGCGGAGCCGGTGCCGTGGTCCGGTTCGAGGGGCGGCCCGGGGTGCTCATGGGTTTCACGGTGACCGGAGGCCGCATCGCCGAGATCGACGTTTACGCCGATCGGGAGCGGGTGGGTGGATTCTTCGACTGA
- the tatB gene encoding Sec-independent protein translocase protein TatB translates to MFNIGWPEMVILVVAALVILGPERLPGAIRWTAQSLRQVRDYASGATNQLRNDLGPELDELRKPLEELNELRKPLEGLRGMTPRSMVTKHLFDGDDSLFTGTFGTSNSTNGQSGNSTANGSANSPTPPNYSVPEPPKPLDRNEKPPIDFDAT, encoded by the coding sequence ATGTTCAATATCGGCTGGCCCGAGATGGTGATCCTGGTGGTCGCCGCGCTGGTGATTCTCGGACCGGAACGGCTCCCGGGGGCGATTCGCTGGACCGCGCAGAGTTTGCGTCAGGTCCGCGACTACGCCTCCGGCGCCACCAACCAGCTGCGCAACGATCTCGGACCGGAACTCGACGAACTGCGCAAACCCCTCGAAGAGCTCAACGAGCTCCGTAAACCGCTCGAGGGGTTGCGCGGTATGACACCGCGATCGATGGTCACCAAACATCTCTTCGACGGTGACGACTCGCTGTTCACCGGAACGTTCGGAACCTCGAATTCGACGAACGGGCAATCCGGGAATTCGACTGCGAACGGCTCCGCCAATTCCCCGACGCCGCCGAACTATTCGGTGCCGGAACCGCCGAAACCGCTCGACCGCAACGAGAAACCGCCGATCGATTTCGACGCAACCTGA
- the glgA gene encoding glycogen synthase, whose amino-acid sequence MLTREYPPEVYGGAGVHVTELVPRLRRLCDVTVHCMGAERRDAVVHQPDPMLYAANSALQMMSAQVRMADAVGAVDIVHSHTWYTGLAGHLAATLYGIPHVLTAHSLEPRRPWKAEQLGGGYRLSSWSERAAMENADAVIAVSAGMRRDVLAAYPAIDPARVHVVHNGIDGTAWFPGGPVPEARDVLDELGVPRDAPIAAFVGRITRQKGVAHLLAAARHIDPEIQLVLCAGAPDTPQLEAEAAQAVRELAATRGGVFWVRDMLPTEQVRQIVAAATVFICPSVYEPLGIVNLEAMACGTAVVASDVGGIPEVVLDGRTGRLVPYDPLRPRDFERDLAATVDAVATDAALAARFGAAGRERALAEFSWERVAARTTELYDRIRKG is encoded by the coding sequence ATGCTGACCCGCGAGTACCCACCCGAGGTGTACGGCGGGGCCGGGGTGCACGTCACCGAGCTGGTTCCGCGATTGCGGCGGCTGTGCGATGTGACGGTGCACTGCATGGGCGCCGAACGCCGCGATGCGGTCGTGCACCAGCCCGATCCCATGCTCTACGCCGCCAATTCCGCGCTGCAGATGATGTCGGCGCAGGTGCGCATGGCCGATGCCGTCGGCGCGGTCGACATCGTGCACTCGCACACCTGGTACACCGGGCTGGCCGGACATCTGGCCGCCACCCTGTACGGAATTCCGCACGTGCTCACCGCGCATTCGCTGGAGCCGCGGCGGCCGTGGAAGGCCGAACAACTCGGCGGCGGATACCGGTTGTCGTCGTGGTCGGAGCGGGCCGCGATGGAGAACGCCGACGCGGTGATCGCGGTGAGCGCGGGGATGCGCCGCGATGTGCTCGCAGCCTATCCGGCCATCGATCCGGCCCGAGTCCATGTGGTGCACAACGGGATCGACGGCACCGCCTGGTTCCCGGGCGGTCCGGTGCCCGAGGCTCGCGATGTCCTCGACGAACTCGGGGTGCCGCGCGACGCGCCGATCGCCGCGTTCGTCGGCCGCATCACCCGGCAGAAGGGTGTCGCCCATCTGCTGGCCGCCGCCCGCCATATCGATCCCGAGATCCAGCTGGTGTTGTGCGCGGGTGCGCCCGATACGCCCCAGCTCGAGGCCGAGGCCGCGCAGGCGGTACGCGAACTCGCCGCGACACGGGGTGGGGTGTTCTGGGTGCGCGATATGCTGCCCACCGAGCAGGTACGTCAAATCGTTGCCGCCGCAACGGTTTTCATCTGTCCCTCGGTATACGAGCCGCTCGGGATCGTGAATCTGGAGGCGATGGCCTGCGGTACCGCGGTGGTCGCCTCGGATGTCGGCGGAATCCCCGAGGTGGTGCTCGACGGACGGACCGGACGGCTGGTTCCCTACGATCCGCTGCGCCCGCGCGATTTCGAACGGGATCTGGCGGCGACGGTCGATGCCGTGGCCACCGATGCCGCGCTGGCCGCGCGATTCGGCGCGGCCGGGCGGGAGCGGGCGCTCGCCGAATTCAGCTGGGAGCGGGTCGCCGCCCGCACCACCGAACTCTACGACCGCATCCGCAAGGGCTGA
- the glgC gene encoding glucose-1-phosphate adenylyltransferase, translating into MRSQPHVLGVVLAGGEGKRLFPLTKDRAKPAVPFGGAYRLIDFVLSNLVNAGYLRICVLTQYKSHSLDRHISQTWRLSGFGGEYITPVPAQQRLGPRWYTGSADAIMQSLNLIYDEDPDYIVVFGADHVYRMDPEQMVAHHIDSGAGVTVAGIRVPRSEASAFGCIDSDESGRITGFLEKPVHPPGIPDDPNMTFASMGNYVFTTKVLVDAIRADADDVDSDHDMGGDIIPGLVAQGQAGVYDFASNDVPGSTDRDRGYWRDVGTIDAFYAAHMDLVSVHPIFNLYNRHWPIRGTAENLAPAKFAQGGLAQESIVGAGSILSAATVRNSVLSSNVLIEDGATVEGSVLMPGVRIGRGAVVRRAILDKNVMVGEGEIIGVDSERDRERFAISNGGVVTVGKGVWV; encoded by the coding sequence GTGAGGAGCCAGCCGCACGTACTCGGAGTGGTGCTAGCCGGTGGTGAGGGCAAACGACTCTTTCCCCTCACCAAGGACCGCGCGAAACCCGCGGTCCCCTTCGGGGGCGCGTATCGCCTGATCGACTTCGTCCTCTCCAATCTCGTCAACGCCGGATATCTGCGCATCTGCGTGCTCACCCAGTACAAATCGCATTCGCTCGACCGCCACATCTCCCAGACCTGGCGACTGTCCGGTTTCGGCGGCGAATACATCACTCCGGTCCCGGCCCAGCAGCGGCTGGGACCGCGCTGGTACACCGGCAGCGCCGACGCGATCATGCAGTCGCTGAATCTGATCTACGACGAGGACCCCGACTACATCGTGGTGTTCGGCGCCGATCACGTCTACCGCATGGATCCCGAGCAGATGGTGGCCCATCACATCGATTCCGGGGCGGGGGTGACCGTGGCCGGGATCCGGGTGCCGCGCAGCGAGGCGAGCGCCTTCGGCTGTATCGATTCCGACGAATCCGGCCGTATCACCGGATTCCTGGAGAAACCGGTGCATCCACCCGGCATCCCCGACGATCCGAATATGACCTTCGCCTCGATGGGCAACTACGTGTTCACCACGAAGGTGCTCGTCGACGCCATCCGCGCCGACGCCGACGATGTCGACTCCGATCACGATATGGGCGGTGACATCATCCCCGGCCTGGTCGCGCAGGGCCAGGCCGGTGTCTACGACTTCGCGAGCAACGACGTCCCCGGATCCACCGATCGCGACCGCGGATATTGGCGCGATGTGGGGACGATCGACGCCTTCTACGCCGCGCACATGGATCTGGTGTCGGTTCATCCGATCTTCAATCTCTACAACCGGCACTGGCCCATTCGCGGCACCGCGGAAAATCTCGCACCGGCGAAATTCGCCCAGGGCGGGCTGGCCCAGGAATCGATCGTCGGGGCGGGCAGCATCCTGTCCGCGGCGACGGTGCGCAATTCGGTGCTCAGTTCGAATGTCCTCATCGAGGACGGTGCGACGGTGGAGGGCAGTGTGCTGATGCCCGGGGTGCGGATCGGGCGGGGTGCGGTGGTGCGGCGCGCGATCCTGGACAAGAACGTGATGGTCGGCGAGGGCGAGATCATCGGCGTCGACTCCGAACGCGACCGGGAGCGGTTCGCGATCAGCAACGGCGGTGTGGTCACGGTCGGCAAGGGCGTGTGGGTCTGA
- a CDS encoding DoxX family protein: protein MRPPAFAVITTIAIEETIMRDLSESPRTPATSGSPSPDDRSALVRITYGIATAAIVAEAAVGGIWDIARIPFVRDVVVHLGYPTYFLVLLGVWKVAAAIVLAAPRLPLLKEWAYAGTFFVYTGAIVSHLTAAYARGEVVVLSAMLILTVLSWALRPASRCLPGRQPLRMRS from the coding sequence GTGAGACCACCCGCTTTCGCGGTGATCACCACCATAGCCATCGAGGAGACGATCATGCGCGACCTTTCCGAATCCCCGCGTACCCCTGCGACCAGTGGATCCCCATCCCCCGACGATCGGTCCGCGCTCGTCCGGATCACCTACGGGATCGCGACCGCCGCGATCGTCGCAGAGGCCGCGGTCGGCGGTATCTGGGATATCGCCCGCATCCCGTTCGTCCGGGATGTGGTGGTCCATCTGGGTTATCCCACGTATTTCCTGGTACTGCTCGGCGTGTGGAAGGTGGCGGCGGCGATCGTGCTGGCGGCGCCGCGCCTGCCGCTGCTGAAGGAATGGGCCTATGCGGGAACGTTCTTCGTCTATACCGGCGCGATCGTCTCGCATCTGACCGCGGCCTATGCCCGCGGCGAGGTCGTGGTGCTGAGCGCGATGCTGATCCTGACCGTGCTCTCGTGGGCGTTGCGGCCCGCGAGCCGCTGTCTGCCGGGCCGTCAGCCCTTGCGGATGCGGTCGTAG
- a CDS encoding ABC transporter ATP-binding protein, translated as MSSAIEVRKLHKHFGSVHALDGLDLEVAEGEVHGFLGPNGAGKSTTIRVLLGILARTSGEVTVLGRDPWTDAVPLHRDIAYVPGDVTLWPSLSGGETIDLLARMRGGIDTTRRAELIERFELDPRKKARTYSKGNRQKVALVSAFSSNARLLLLDEPTSGLDPLMEQIFRECAREASDRGATVLLSSHILSEVEALCDRVTIIRAGRTVESGTLAEMRHLSRTSIKAELTGDPGDLGAIEGVEDVNISDHTLTCQVDGDHLGELIRVLGDAGVRSLVSQPPTLEELFLRHYSLDGHPASDARPAARTLTEVGK; from the coding sequence ATGTCATCGGCAATCGAGGTCCGGAAGCTGCACAAGCATTTCGGATCGGTACACGCCCTGGACGGCCTCGATCTGGAGGTCGCCGAAGGAGAGGTGCACGGCTTCCTGGGCCCCAACGGTGCCGGTAAGTCGACGACCATCCGCGTCCTGCTGGGCATTCTGGCCCGGACGTCGGGGGAGGTGACGGTTCTCGGCCGCGATCCGTGGACCGACGCGGTGCCGCTGCATCGCGATATCGCCTATGTGCCCGGCGATGTCACGCTGTGGCCCTCGCTGTCGGGCGGGGAGACCATCGATCTGCTGGCCCGGATGCGCGGCGGAATCGACACCACCCGCCGCGCCGAACTGATCGAGCGCTTCGAACTCGATCCCCGGAAGAAGGCGCGGACCTATTCCAAGGGCAACCGGCAGAAGGTCGCCCTCGTCTCGGCCTTCTCCTCGAATGCGCGGCTGCTGCTGCTCGACGAGCCGACCTCGGGCCTGGATCCGTTGATGGAACAGATATTTCGCGAATGCGCGCGGGAGGCGTCCGATCGGGGAGCCACCGTGCTGCTGTCCAGTCACATTCTGTCCGAGGTCGAGGCGCTGTGTGATCGGGTGACGATCATCCGGGCCGGGCGCACCGTGGAGAGCGGGACGCTGGCCGAGATGCGGCATCTGAGCCGCACCTCGATCAAGGCCGAACTCACCGGCGACCCCGGCGATCTCGGCGCCATCGAGGGTGTCGAGGACGTGAACATCTCCGATCACACGCTCACCTGTCAGGTCGACGGTGATCATCTCGGCGAGCTGATCCGGGTGCTCGGCGACGCCGGTGTCCGTAGTCTGGTCAGCCAGCCGCCGACGCTGGAAGAGCTGTTCCTGCGTCACTATTCGCTCGACGGGCATCCGGCCTCCGACGCGCGCCCGGCCGCCCGCACTCTCACCGAGGTCGGGAAATGA
- a CDS encoding O-methyltransferase, which yields MPAASALQRNLAYVEESVVEDEILIAARERATELGVPPVPPSVGALLSMYAQLLGARAVVEVGTGAGISGLWLLDGMREDGTLTTIDWEPEHQRAAKDAFRTADIAPARTRLIAGRALDVLPRLADDTYDLVFIDAAPLEQPQYVEQAVRLLREGGALLMYNALLGGRVPDPAQRDPATQAVRTATRMVAEDPDLTSVLIPVGDGLLCASRG from the coding sequence ATCCCAGCGGCATCGGCCCTGCAGCGCAACCTCGCCTACGTGGAGGAATCCGTGGTCGAGGACGAGATCCTGATCGCCGCGCGGGAGCGGGCCACCGAACTGGGCGTGCCGCCGGTACCGCCATCGGTGGGAGCCCTGCTCAGCATGTATGCCCAGCTGCTCGGCGCACGCGCCGTCGTGGAGGTGGGGACCGGCGCCGGAATCAGCGGGCTGTGGCTGCTGGACGGTATGCGCGAGGACGGCACACTGACCACGATCGACTGGGAACCGGAACATCAGCGCGCGGCCAAGGACGCGTTCCGCACCGCCGATATCGCCCCGGCGCGCACCCGGCTGATCGCCGGCCGCGCCCTGGATGTGCTGCCACGACTCGCCGACGACACCTACGACCTGGTCTTCATCGATGCCGCGCCGCTCGAGCAGCCGCAGTACGTCGAACAGGCCGTCCGGTTGCTGCGCGAGGGCGGGGCGCTGCTGATGTACAACGCCCTGCTGGGGGGACGGGTGCCGGATCCGGCGCAGCGTGACCCGGCGACCCAGGCCGTGCGAACGGCGACCCGGATGGTGGCCGAGGATCCGGATCTGACGAGCGTGCTGATCCCGGTCGGTGACGGACTGCTCTGCGCTTCGCGCGGCTGA
- a CDS encoding TetR/AcrR family transcriptional regulator produces MFKGAAVPEGSASDLSTPARIREAAIVVFGDEGFGVGVRAIAKAAGVSPGLVNHHFGSKDGLREACDDHVRSVIRAAKTEHVQHPTPNATLRALAEIEEYAPYIAYLMRSFQAGGTLMATLFDQMRQDVQTYLQIGIDAGTLRRPADLAATANYMAVQNGGGFFFFLQLHAARNEGNLDFRKALREYADQMMLPAIEVNTHGLFTDSTLLDSLLAER; encoded by the coding sequence GTGTTTAAAGGAGCAGCCGTACCGGAAGGATCCGCCTCGGATCTGAGCACGCCCGCCCGGATTCGGGAGGCGGCGATCGTCGTCTTCGGGGACGAGGGGTTCGGGGTCGGCGTGCGGGCCATCGCCAAGGCGGCGGGCGTCTCACCCGGACTCGTGAACCATCACTTCGGCTCCAAGGACGGGCTGCGTGAGGCATGTGACGACCATGTGCGCTCGGTCATCCGGGCGGCGAAGACGGAACATGTCCAGCACCCGACGCCGAACGCGACGTTGCGGGCGCTCGCCGAGATCGAGGAGTACGCGCCGTACATCGCGTATCTGATGCGCAGCTTCCAGGCAGGCGGGACTCTCATGGCCACCCTGTTCGATCAGATGCGCCAGGACGTGCAGACCTATCTGCAGATCGGCATCGATGCCGGGACGCTGCGCCGCCCCGCCGACCTGGCGGCGACGGCGAACTACATGGCCGTGCAGAACGGCGGCGGATTCTTCTTCTTCCTGCAGCTGCACGCGGCCAGGAACGAGGGAAACCTCGACTTTCGAAAAGCATTGCGTGAGTACGCCGACCAGATGATGCTGCCGGCGATCGAAGTCAACACCCACGGTTTGTTCACCGACTCGACGTTGCTGGATTCGTTGCTCGCCGAACGGTGA
- a CDS encoding S1C family serine protease, with translation MVAQVEFTNVTTESTPSNNTSDSAAHRGNLRPSDAPVLGPRPVYRPDIDKHTARAFRRPEGQAGTFAAPAPAAAAAPRHDTPELVNRPPDSVLAEAFGRPAGSDELLQRDPDAATEAAPASTPPDPWRDPEAAARLGDPAIHTPAPAALPPGVKLSTREVLFGGKVAPKALAILGIVALAIGVVGGLVGRFTAENTSALTSRKVALQQESNSDKPHSQVAKVADAVLPSVVSIRETVGDNGALGSGVVIDGNGYIVTNNHVISMAAKENSDRAKIQVSFSDGTQAPAKLVGRDTKTDLAVLKVDVKNLTVARLGKSSDVQVGDDVLAIGSPLGLNKTVTSGIVSALHRAIQESPEAGDDTAGAFDAVQTDAAINHGNSGGALVDGEGRLIGINTAIRSESGGSVGLGFAIPVDLVKQVSQTLIRDGVVFHPWLGVTARSKQVENDAMSGAQVADVVGGSPAAKAGIAEGDVIVKVGDRQVTEPAELTVAVMSHQIGETVNVQLIRDGRQVEVPVTLESDKNAPQPPQ, from the coding sequence ATGGTGGCGCAAGTAGAGTTCACGAACGTGACCACCGAATCGACGCCGTCCAACAACACTTCGGATTCGGCGGCCCACAGGGGGAACCTGAGGCCGTCGGACGCGCCCGTATTGGGGCCGCGCCCGGTTTATCGCCCGGATATCGATAAACACACCGCCCGTGCCTTCCGCCGCCCCGAGGGACAGGCCGGAACGTTCGCCGCGCCCGCCCCGGCCGCCGCAGCCGCCCCCCGCCACGACACACCCGAACTGGTCAACCGGCCGCCGGACTCGGTGCTGGCCGAGGCCTTCGGCCGTCCCGCGGGCTCCGACGAACTGCTGCAGCGCGATCCCGACGCCGCGACCGAGGCGGCCCCGGCGAGCACACCGCCCGATCCCTGGCGCGACCCCGAGGCCGCCGCCCGGCTGGGCGATCCCGCGATCCACACGCCCGCGCCCGCCGCCCTGCCGCCGGGTGTGAAACTCAGCACCCGCGAGGTGCTGTTCGGCGGCAAGGTGGCGCCCAAGGCGCTGGCCATCCTGGGCATCGTGGCGCTGGCCATCGGTGTGGTCGGCGGGCTGGTCGGCCGCTTCACCGCGGAGAACACCTCGGCCCTGACCTCCCGCAAGGTCGCACTGCAGCAGGAGAGCAATTCCGACAAGCCGCACAGCCAGGTCGCCAAGGTGGCCGACGCGGTACTGCCCTCGGTGGTCTCGATCCGCGAAACCGTCGGCGACAACGGCGCGCTGGGTTCGGGTGTGGTGATCGACGGCAACGGCTACATCGTCACCAACAACCACGTCATCTCGATGGCGGCCAAGGAGAATTCCGACCGAGCGAAGATCCAGGTCAGCTTCTCCGACGGCACCCAGGCCCCGGCGAAACTCGTCGGGCGCGACACCAAGACCGACCTCGCCGTGCTGAAGGTCGACGTCAAGAATCTCACCGTGGCCCGGCTGGGGAAATCCAGCGATGTGCAGGTCGGTGACGACGTCCTCGCCATCGGCTCGCCGCTGGGCCTGAACAAGACGGTGACCTCCGGCATCGTCAGCGCCCTGCATCGCGCCATCCAGGAGAGCCCCGAGGCCGGAGACGACACCGCCGGCGCCTTCGACGCCGTGCAGACCGACGCCGCCATCAACCACGGCAACTCCGGTGGCGCCCTGGTCGACGGCGAGGGCCGGTTGATCGGCATCAACACCGCCATCCGCAGTGAGAGCGGCGGCTCGGTCGGACTCGGATTCGCAATTCCGGTCGATCTCGTCAAGCAGGTCTCCCAGACCCTGATCCGCGACGGCGTGGTCTTCCACCCCTGGCTCGGCGTCACCGCCCGGTCCAAGCAGGTGGAGAACGACGCCATGAGCGGCGCCCAGGTCGCCGACGTGGTGGGCGGCAGCCCGGCCGCCAAGGCGGGTATCGCCGAGGGCGACGTGATCGTCAAGGTCGGCGACCGGCAGGTCACCGAACCCGCCGAACTCACCGTCGCGGTGATGTCGCACCAGATCGGGGAAACGGTGAATGTCCAATTGATCCGCGACGGGCGGCAGGTCGAGGTTCCGGTGACTCTGGAATCCGACAAGAACGCCCCGCAGCCGCCCCAGTAG